TGTAGTTTTGTTCAACCTCTGCCCGTCTGTCTTCCCTGGTGTCAAAGCCGAAGACCTGGTTATACCCAAGGGCTTTTAAACACCGTATCCTTCTCTTACCCATAGAACCTAAACCGACAACCAAAAATTTCATAATTCTAGCCCCTTCCAGCACACTAATACCTTACAATACAAGCGCATGGGAGGCATCCTCGCCGGTAGATTCAGCCTTCCATGCGCCTCTATTTCTTTCTATTCGGGAGATTCTATTCCCAATACCCGCTCCAAATAGTTCTTATTGTACAGAACCGCTTCATTTTTAGGAGAATAATTTCTGGCAATCTCATTATGCTCATAGGCCAACTCATGGTTTCCTAAGCGATCATAACAAACACACAACTGTACATGAGGTAACCACATCAATCTGCTATCACTAGGCTTTTCTAATTGAACAGCCAACTTGTACCAGAAAATTGCCTGTTCATATTGCTCAATATCCGAAAAATATAAACCTAAATGACAACAAAAGTCAGCTCTTGGAGGAGCATATTCAAAGGATTTAAAGATATATTTAAGCTTTTTGTCCTTTTCTCCTAATGCCAGATAATAATCATACAGTTTTTCACAAATAGAAATCTTTTCTTCAACCCCACCCTGTCCTGTCTTCAAAAATTCCTGATACGCTTCAATTGTCCGCTGATTGCTTTCTATTATTAATTCCCTTAGTTCTACTCCGGACAGACAGTCATGGACTCCTAGTTCATCTTCAACAAATTTTTTCTGTTCCTCACTTATGGCTTGCGTTAGACCCCTAAACAATTCTGTGGCATAAATACCAATTGGGTAATCCTGATAACTATATTTACGAGGCATAAGCGGTTCTCCACTATTCTCCAAATGGGCTGGCTCCCCAAAGATGAAAAAGGGAATACCCATTTCTACAGCGTAAAAAGAATAAGAACCCACTTGATTAGAGGTT
The sequence above is a segment of the Desulfosporosinus sp. Sb-LF genome. Coding sequences within it:
- a CDS encoding tetratricopeptide repeat protein; the protein is MNLYSWYGLYAIISEYVSGPSKLPLLCRYEHGWNPLPEPNPYDLRTDQPLMLVWSKRRLQEWNEVSSIPAAIMGAPFVHYRKLRQIEKDIAANGTVAFPAHSTPLIDAVFDIDEYCEQLKSLPTEYHPITICLHVHDLERQKDAVYKKHGFNVVSAGEGTVLGFEHVQKFYDILRSHKYATSNQVGSYSFYAVEMGIPFFIFGEPAHLENSGEPLMPRKYSYQDYPIGIYATELFRGLTQAISEEQKKFVEDELGVHDCLSGVELRELIIESNQRTIEAYQEFLKTGQGGVEEKISICEKLYDYYLALGEKDKKLKYIFKSFEYAPPRADFCCHLGLYFSDIEQYEQAIFWYKLAVQLEKPSDSRLMWLPHVQLCVCYDRLGNHELAYEHNEIARNYSPKNEAVLYNKNYLERVLGIESPE